ATCACCACTATAAATAGTATGAAGGCGATTTCTGCTCCGCTAATAAATAAAAATGTTGCTAGTTGTATCACGTGGCAAATATAGTAACTTGTTTTATTAGTTTAAACATTTTTTAATTTGTTTAACTCAATTTTCAATTTAAAACAAAAAAAAGCCGACTTTTTCAAGTCGGCTATAGTAAAGAATTCAATTGCTATCAATCAGCCCTTTACTTTTTCTTTAAATTTACTAAATGCAGTAGCATCATCTTTTGGCCACGCATTGTTTGTAGTATCCACATCGGCAGTTTCTAAATCTGGATCAATAACAAAACTCGTTATTGCTTTATTAGTTTTAAATACCTTTTTAACTTCAAACTCATTATACCTCCATATTTCAGCAGGATATTTTTTTCTTTCTACAGTGCCATCTTCATAAGTAATTTCTAAAATAATAGGCATTACTAATCCGCCTGGCTTTTCAAAAGTCACTTGGTAAAAATGCTTTGGAGCTTCTTTTAATTTTGCTTTTTCTTCTGGAGATAAAGACTCTAAATATGTATTAAGCTCAGCAAAATCGCTTGCACTTTTAGCATCTTGAGGAATCACACCATCTACAGCTTCAGCATAGTAAATAAAACGTCCTGGGTAATCTGCTAAGTCCATTTTAAAACGTTTAGCTCTTTCTTTAGCATTTTCAGTAGGCTGATCTGTTAAATAGTATTGCTTAACATCTTTAACACCTATATCTGTGTAATCGGTAGTATAAAACCAACCTCTCCAGAACCAATCTAAATCCATTGCAGAAGCATCTTCCATAGATCTAAAAAAATCTGCTGGAGTTGGGTGTTTAAACATCCAACGTTGCGAGTATGTTCTAAATGCGTAATCGAACAATTCTGGTCCCATTATAGTTTGTCTAAGCATATATAAACCTGCAGCAGGCTTTGTATATGCGTTTGGACCAAATTGGTGCACATAATCACCTTGAGACATAATTGGCGAAATATTACTTTGATCGCCACCCATGTAAGGCACAATATCTTTTGGTAAGTTTCCGGTAATATAGTTTGGATCGTAATCTAACTCAGCTAATGTTTCAACAAAAGAATTTAAACCTTCATCCATCCAAGTCCATTGGCGCTCATCACTATTTACAATCATTGGGAAAAAGTTATGCCCAACTTCATGAGTAATTACACCAATCATTCCGCGTTTTAATCTTTCAGAATAAGTTCCATCTTCATTTGGACGTCCGTAGTTAAAACAAATCATTGGGTATTCCATTCCCATTTCTGCATGTACAGAAACCGCTTTACTGTAAGGGTAATCAAAAGTTAACTTAGAGTATTCTTCTAAAGTATTTGCAACTACACGTGTAGAGTGTTCTTCCCATAACGGGTTACCTTCTTTAGAATACAAAGAAATAGCCATTACCGAACGACCATTAATATCTACAGCCATAGCATCCCAAAGGAATTTTCTAGACGTTGCAAAAGCAAAATCTCTAACCTTATCGGCCTTAAAGTGCCATGTTTTTAATTTTGTGCTACGTTGCTTTTCAGCAGCTTCAGCTTCTTCTTGTGTTACAATAAACACAGGATCTTTAAAAGATTTTTTAGCTAACTCAAAACGTTTTATTTGTTCTTTAGTTAAAACATCTTTTGGGTTTTGTAACTCACCTGTCGCTTCCATTTTATGGTCTGCAGGTACGGTTAACTTAACATCGTAATTTCCAAATTCTAAAGCAAATTCACTTCTGCCCCAGAATTGCATATTTTGCCAACCTTCTACATTATTATAAACACATAATCTTGGAAAAAATTGAGCAATAACATAGGTGTTATTTCCATCAGGAAAAGCCTCGTAACCAGAACGTCCGCCTTGAGTAACGTGGTTATTTACATTATACCACCATTTAATTTCAAATTTAAAAGTATCGCCTGGTGCTAATGGTTTTGCCAAGTTAATACGCATCATGGTTTGATTGATAGTATATGATAAATCCGATCCGTTATCGTTTTTTACATGTTCTATATTAAATCCACCATCAAACGTTTCTTGTAGATTACTTTTTGTAAAAGCTTGCGCACTATTAAAAGGTGTTCTAAAACTCTCCTCTTTCACATCTGGAGTTTTTGAATCTTTAGCTCGCATGTTTTGGTCGAGCTGAATCCATAAATATTGTAAGTGATCTTTTGAGTTGTTGTGGTACGTTATTTTTTCGTCACCAAAAATCTGACTCGTATTTTCGTCTAAACGAATATCCATTACATAGTCAACTTGTTGTTGGGTGTACTTGTAGCCCGGCGCACCAGAGGCTGTTCTAGTTTCGTTGGGCGTTGCCAACAAATCTTTCATTTGCCTAAACTTGTTTTGATCGGTATGACCTTGCGGTTTAGCGCTTGTGGGTTCTTGAGCGAAAAGGCTCGTGGAAATAAAAATTACAGATAGGAAACAATACTTCAGGATTCTCATTTTAGCTATAAATAGATTTAACAAATTTTCGGTTTTTAGAGCTAATATGTTTACTTATTAGAACTAAAAACGCTCGAAAATAATAAATCTAGAAGTTAATTAACAGTAAATTAATTAAAATTTAACAGCGCAGAGTTATTTTTAGTGGTTAGTATAAAGCTTTTCTGTTTGGAGTTTATTTTGGTTTTAACAATGTTTTGCTGATCTGGGCAAACAGCAAAAAGCATTTCATTAAACACCTCTAACGATTTAACATTTTGAATACCAACAACTTCCAAGTAAAACCGTACAATATCACCATCATATTCTTTACCCACAAATTGAAGTGTAGCAGGTTGTTTATTTATAGAAAGCTTTAAATTGGTATTAATATATTTTTCTAGGTAAGCATTTGTGGCTTCAGTATCATTATTTTCATCTAAAGTGATGTTTTCATCATAACTATGACGCAATGCTTTTTCTAAATCGTCAATAAAAACTCTAGAAATTATCTGAACCGACTTTTTATCCTTCACATATTCAACCTGCGTAACACTAATGTAATATTTATGAATGCTTGTAAATGAAAAAAAGCTAAATGCTAAAAGGAGTAAAACTATTTTGAAACGATTCATTAATCTATTATTTTTTGCTAAAGTAATTATTTTAGAAGTTCAAAAAGCATTCCAAAATATAAGTTCTTTTTTAAAACCGAAATATACACCCTTAATTCACAAAGAAATCTAAGGCTTTAAATTTTCTAAATACTGCTTATATTTCATTCTTAAAAACACAAGCACTTTAAAATCGCTCTGGTTTTTACAGTATTTTATAAAATTGGTATCATCGGAACAGAAATAGAAAAAATCCATTTGCTTATCTTCATCTAGCGGGTTCGATGCAAAAAAATCTTTTCCTAAACGACTTTTAATACTGTGCATTAAGCCATCTTTCTGCTCAATTTTCACGCGGCGTTTAAGCATTTTGGTTCGGCCCGAAATGGCATTTATAATGGGCGTAAAACCTATAGAAGCACCAAGGCCATAACCAGAACTTCCCAATCCAGGATTAAAACTAGAAGCCTCACTTAGCTGTCTTTCATTTATAGTAGCAATTTTACCCGTGTATCCCGGGATGCCCACATCGAAGAAATTAAGAGGTCTATCGCCTTTCGTATTTTTAATATCCGAAAGTAAATCGCCTGTTAGTATTTTACCAACAATAACGGTATCGAGCTGATTAACCTGCTCGTTTAGCTTTACCAAAACCGCTTTATTAAGCACCGTTTCGTTAGAAACTACAATTTCTTGTAACTTATACCGAATAGACGTAAACACAATAGTATCATGCAAACGCACCGGTAATTTAAACTCACCATGGGCATCGGTAACGGTATAAGCCTGTCCTGTTTTATTAATAACGTGTATGTTTTCCACATCACTTACGCCGGTAACCTTACCCAGAATTTCAACCGTTTGTCCATAAAAATTTAAAGACGCTAAAAAGAATAAAAATAGTAGTTTTTGTTTCACACTTTAATTTTAGAACTACGAATAACGACGATAATTTCTTAAAGAAATTACAAAACGCATCTAATATTTTGTTAAAGCTAACAACTCCTAGCCTTCTATTTAGTCTTTAAAAAAGCAACACTTCTAGTATTAAGCAACTCCAAGAACTCCATTTCTTTACCTTCGTTCAGTAAACTAAAATCAAAATTATTACGTTCCACATAATGTATAAACTCTTCCACGCGGTGTTCAGGAATATCAAAATTATCCATTAAAAACTCCGAACCAAAATAATACTTAACCGCCTCGATAGGTACTTCCGGAATTCCTTTTGCTTCTTTATCCTTAACCTTCGATCTAAATAATGGTAGTAACAATTGGTCTACAACATTTATCACATTCAGTCCGTTTACCATCGGCATATGTTCTCTACCAATAGCATCATTAACCGTTTGCGTGCTATAATCTTGAGCAAACTCAAATTCATCTTTATGTTTTATACCATAGTAAAGCGCATCCAACTTAGGCGAGAACGGCTTAGCCACTTCCATATCTTCAGCTAAAACACCCGTAAGTTTTTGTGGTAGCAGTATAATTTCGTCCAGCTTATTAATTTCCATAATTAAAAACACCTTCATACTCTTAGAACCCACAATATCTTCATTCACCGTAAATTTAATGTTTTGAAATTGCAAAGCACTCACCTCAATAATATCATTAAGGCGCACCGCAAGAGTAAACTCACCACGATCGTCGGTAACCGTCCCTATATTAGACGATGCATTAAAAACGGTAATACCACCAAGCTCGCTACTTTCAACAATAATTTTCCCTTCAACGTTAAACCGCTGAAAATCTTGCGAAAAAGCAAAACCACTTATTAAACAAACCAGTAAAAGTATTTTAAATCTCATATATTCTTTTTTATTAAAAATACGTTTTAATCGAGTCTTCGTCAAGTAAAACAAAAAAAAATACGTTAAAAAAATAAATTTATTTAGTTTTACCCTCTAAAGAAAAACATCATGCAACAAATTACCATTGCCAGCACCTCTACCCTACACGGTTCGGGATATTTAGAATACCTACTCGATTACCTCAGCGTATTTTTTAAAAATGCCGATACCATTCTATTTATACCCTACGCTAGGCCAGGTGGCATAAGTCATGATGCTTATACAGAAACCGTACAAAAAGCATTCGCTAAAATCGATAAAAGCATTACCGGAATCCATAAACACAGTAATCCTGTTGAAGCCGTAGCACAAGCAGAAGCCATTTTTGTAGGTGGCGGCAACACCTTTGTACTTACTAACCAATTGTACAAAAACAACCTCATCGATGCTATACAACAAGTCGTTAAAACCGGAACGCCATATTTAGGCACCAGTGCAGGTAGTAACATTTGCGGACTCACCATAAAAAACACCAACGATATGCCCATAGTATATCCCCCAAGTTTCAATGCATTAGCCTTGGTACCCTTCAATATCAATCCGCATTATTTAGACCCATTGCCAGATAGCAAACACATGGGCGAAACCAGAGAAACTCGCATAAAAGAATTCCACAATTTTAACACCAACCCTGTAGTAGGCCTACGAGAAGGCAGTTGGTTGGCCGTTTCAGGTAAATCTATAAAGTTAAATGGCGAACTACCCGCACGTATTTTCGAGTACAACAAAGCACCTTACGAGGTCGCGCCAGACACCCAATTAAATCATTTAAAATAAAAAGAGTAACATATTAAAATTCAGAATACAATTTTGGGCGGGTTTTTAAGAAAAATAAAAACCGCGCTATCCGTTATATCTTTTTACGAGGAAAAATTAGGCTTATCAAATCAGCTAGAGCATAAACAAAACACCTGCTATTTTAAGCCAATTTAATAAATCGTAAAAAGGATGCCACTGCTATCGCTCCCGCAATAATCCGCCATCACCATGATCTATCGTAAAATAAAGTGTACTTACTAAGTTCAGTGAAAAAATAAAAGATGTGCTTAGTTCAATTTATAAGCAAGCATCACACCACCTCTATACGGCAACCATTCTCCACTCTTATTATAGCGCACTGCACCATCTACACGATCACCAGAAGCTTTATTGTATCCTTTATAAAAAGCCTGATGCGTACCACCACCAAGAAAAATATCAATATTAAACCGATCACTTAAGCGTTTCTGTATCCCTATGGTTGCTCCTGCGGTATATCCAAAACCTTGTTCGTAACCAGTGTTTCCTCTAAAAAACTTCGATAATTTAAAGGTTGTACCAGCAATATGCCCACCCACATAAAAACCTTTAAAGCGTTCCTTAAAGTAATAACGAAATTCTGGAGTCACAATCAAAAACTGCAACGGCGCACCATCTACAGAATTCCAAAAAGAAGCAATTGCATCTATTTGAAAGGTCCACTTTTTACTCAAGCCCGTTTCAAGGCCAATATGTGGCATAGCCGCCAAAAGTGTTACCGCATTTCCTTTTAAATAAGTGCCTTTAGAATCAGACGCTATTTCAACATCATTTTGAGCATTCATTTTAAAGAAACCAAAGACTAAAACAACAACAAAAACACAGGCTTTATAATTCATAATTTATTTGTTTTTAAACATTTTCGAGTTAAAACTAAGCAAAATCTTTATAATATCACTTACTACAATTTTAATGTAAACTAAAAGTTAATTCTTACATAAAAGCAACAAATACACTCACAATTACGAAGTTGACAATTTCAAGCAATAATTCTTAACGATTTCGCAGACAACACTTCAAAAACTGCTTATTTCACAAGGGTTCACAGCGTTTTTCACAAACCTACAACCAGTGAGAAAAACCTCCAAAAACACCTATAAAATCGACGAAACGCACGCTTTTTTCTTTTAAAAACACAGCGCTTTGTCTTTAACCGATTTTAATGAGGTGTTGGGCGAAATGTAAAAATGTAGCCTTTTTATTCAAGAAAACATTTCTAATTTAGCAGTGTTAAAACATTACTGATTAATAGCTACGTATTTGTTTAACAGTTAAAGGTGAATTTAGTTTTTTAAACCCCTATTTAAAAAGCAGATCGATAGCCGTTGAACAATTGAAATTTTAAATGCTAATCTGTGTTTTTGACATCTACTTTCAAATGTGGGTATCTCATCCCATTTTAGCACGAAAATGAATTTAATGATAGGTTAAATAGCACCCTTAATCCAGGTGTCCTTATAGTCTATTCAAAATATTTAAAACCGCCCTCAAGGGATATTTATTAATTAAATCCAATTTATTATGAAAAAAAGTAAATTAATTTCATTAGTGTGTTTATCGTTAACTGTGTCGTACATGTTTTTAACCCTATTAAGCTACGTCTTAGTAAACTAAAAACAACCGCACATTGGGGTCTTTACAGTTAGCATCCACTCGTTTTAGTCGGTAACCCGGCTATTAATTAAATTTGAAGAAATGATCTGGAATGTTATCTATGTAAAGCCAAGAACCGAGAAAAAAGTGGAAGCCGCATTGTTAAAAATGGGGATTAAAGCTTACTGTCCTGTAGTTACAGAAATCCACCAATGGTCCGATAGAAAAAAAAAGGTAGAAGTGCCTTTACTTAAATCCTACGTTTTTGTTCAATTAAACGATAACGAGCGCGATTTAGTTTTTCAAGTGGCCAATGTGGTACGTTACCTCTTCTGGTTGGGTAAACCGGCTATTGTAAGAGATAACGAAATAACAATAATGCAGAACTGGCTAGTTGCTCAAAACACGACGTTTACCGTAGAGAGCATCCAACCCGGAGACCGCATTGCAATAAAAACCGGACCTTTTAAAGGAGAGAAAGGTCTTGTTAAAGAAATAAGCAAAAATAGAATCCAATTATTACTTTTGGATTTAGAAATGAAAATTACTTTAAACAGGGAATAACCTTGTTTAAAGTATTTTTTTTTGAATAATACTGGGGCCGTAATGGGACTCAGGAGGCGGAGCCGTGTAAAACGGCCATTAAAACAGAATACAAATCAACTTTATAAATTACAAAAAGTAGAAACTTATTAAATCATGGCAAACAAAGTAGCGTTCATAACAGGAGTAACAGGTCAAGATGGTGCATATTTAAGCGAATTTTTATTAAAAAAGGGCTATACAGTCCATGGCTTAAAACGTCGATCTTCATTATTCAATACCGATAGAATCGATCACCTTTACCAAGATCCACATGTAGAAGAACGTAATTTTATTTTGCATTATGGTGATATGACGGATAGTACTAACCTAATCCGTTTAATTAAAGAAATTCAACCCGACGAAATTTACAACTTGGCCGCTATGAGTCACGTACATGTATCTTTCGAAATCCCGGAATACACCGCTAATGCCGATGGTATTGGAACGCTTAGAATTTTAGATGCTGTAAGATTATTAGGTTTAGAAAAGAAAACCAGAATTTATCAAGCGTCTACATCAGAATTATACGGTAAAGTTCAAGAAGTACCACAATCGGAAACGACACCATTCTACCCACGTTCGCCTTATGCTGTTGCAAAAATGTACGCTTACTGGATTACTGTAAACTATAGAGAAGCTTACGGCATGTATGCTTGTAATGGTATTTTATTTAATCACGAGTCGCCTATTAGAGGAGAAACTTTTGTAACACGTAAAATTACGAGAGCAACATCAAGAATTGCTTTAGGCTTACAAGATAAATTCTATTTAGGAAATTTAGATGCTAAACGTGATTGGGGCCATGCTAAAGATTATGTACGCATGATGTGGATGATTCTTCAAGCTGAAGAAGCTGAAGATTGGGTAATCGCTACCGGAAAAACAACCACCGTTAGAGACTTTGTAACCTTAAGTTTTGCAGAAGTTGGTATTACTTTAGAATTTAAAGGCGAAGGTGTTAACGAAAAAGGATATGTAAAATCTTGTTCTAACGAAAAATACCAAATCGAAATTGGTAAAGAAGTCTTAGCTGTAGACCCTAAATATTTCAGACCAACAGAAGTAGAACTATTAATAGGAGATGCTACTAAAGCAAACACAAAACTAGGATGGGAATGTCAATACGAACTTGCCGACTTAGTAAAAGATATGATGCAAAGTGATTTACACCTAATGCAAAAAGATTGCTATTTAAAAGAAGGCAACTACCAAACCTTAAATTATTTTGAATAGTATGGACAAACAATCTAAAATATATATAGCCGGTCATAGAGGTATGGTCGGCTCTGCTATTTGGCGTGCTTTAGAAGCTTCGGGCTACAATAACCTTGTGGGCCAAACCAGCGCAGAACTCGATTTGCGTAACCAAAGCGCTGTAAACACCTTTATAGAAACCACTAAGCCAGACGTTATTATAGATGCAGCTGCAAAAGTGGGTGGTATTTTAGCAAATAGCGAATACCAGTTTGAGTTTTTGTTAGAGAACATGCAAATTCAGAATAACCTGATTGATGCCGCTCACAAACAAAACATTTCAAAATTCATCTTTTTAGGTAGTTCTTGTATCTATCCTAAACTGGCTACCCAACCTTTAAAGGAAGAATATTTACTAACAGGTCCACTAGAACCTACAAACGATGGTTATGCCATTGCTAAAATTTCTGGGGTACGTTTATGCAAAGCCATTCGCGACCAATATCAAAAAGATTTTGTAAGCTTAATGCCTACTAATTTATATGGTCCGCATGATAATTTCGATTTAAAATCATCGCATGTATTACCAGCCATGATTCGTAAATTCCACGAAGCCAAACTTAACAATAACGCTACCGTAACCCTTTGGGGCAGCGGATCGCCAATGCGTGAGTTTCTTCATGTGGAAGATATGGCACAGGCCGTAGTTTTTGCTTTAAAAAACAAATTGCCTGAGCATTTATACAACGTAGGTACAGGTACCGATGTTACTATTAAAAATTTAGCCGAAACCGTACAACGTATTGTAGGCCATGAAGGTGCTATTGTTTGGGACGATACTAAACCCGATGGTACACCAAGAAAACTTATGGATGTTTCTAAAATGAAAACCTTAGGTTGGCAAGCCACAACACCTTTAGATCAAGGTATAGAAAACACCTATAATTGGTTTCTATCTAATGAAGCTTCTTATAAACAAGTAAAATTATAAATCAACAACACATACATCATGCTCGCGACACTAGAAAACACATCTGCCACTATTTTAAAACCTAAAAAAATCACATCAATTTGTTGTATTGGTGCAGGTTATGTAGGCGGACCAACGATGGCCGTAATGGCTCAAAAAAACCCAGACATTAAAGTAACCGTAGTCGATTTAAACCAACAACGTATTGCCGATTGGAACGATAGTGATTTATCTAAATTACCCATTTTTGAACCCGGTTTAGATCAAGTGGTTGCAGAAGCTAGAGGACGCAACTTGTTTTTCTCTACCAATGTTGATGATGCTATTCGCGAAGCGGACATGATTTTTATTTCGGTAAACACACCAACCAAAACCTATGGTTCTGGAAAAGGTATGGCAGCCGATTTAAAATATATTGAATTGTGTGCCAGACAAATTGCACAAATTGCAACTACCGATAAAATTGTAGTCGAAAAATCGACTTTACCCGTAAAAACAGCACAGGCCATAAAATCTATTTTAGACCATACGGGCAACGGTGTTAAATTTCAAATATTATCAAATCCTGAGTTTTTAGCCGAAGGAACCGCCATGACGGATTTAGCATCTCCTGATCGTGTGTTAATAGGTGGCGATCAAACCCCAGAGGGTTTACAAGCCATTCAATCTTTGGTTGATGTCTATGCCACTTGGGTACCAAAAGCACAAATTTTAACCACTAACATCTGGTCATCAGAGCTTTCTAAATTAGTAGCCAACGCCTTTTTAGCACAACGTGTATCGTCTATTAACGCCATTTCCGAGCTTTGCGAAGCTACAGAAGCTAATGTGGAAGAAGTGGCTAGAGCTATTGGTATGGACTCGCGTATTGGTCCTAAATTCTTAAAAGCCTCTGTGGGCTTTGGAGGCTCTTGTTTCCAAAAAGATATTTTAAACCTCGTATATATTTCTAAATCTTTAGGCTTAAATGAAGTGGCCGATTACTGGGAGCAGGTTATTATCATGAATAACCACCAACGCGATCGTTTTGCAAACAATATTGTATCTACACTTTACAATACGGTTTCTGGTAAAAAAATAGCGTTTTTAGGTTGGGCCTTTAAAAAAGACACCAACGATACCCGCGAATCTGCTGCCATTTACGTCGCCGATAAATTGATTGACGAGCAAGCGCAAATTAGCGTTTACGATCCTAAAGTAACCGCCGTACAAATGCAAGCCGATTTAAATTATTTAAATACCAGATCGGAAGCTGAAAACGAAAACTTCGTAAAAACAGAAACCGATGCATACAAAGCTTTAGAAGGTGCTCACGCTATTGCTGTGCTTACAGAATGGGATGAGTTTAAAACTTACAACTGGCAACGTATTTACGACAGCATGAGTAAGCCTGCTTTTGTTTTTGATGGTCGAAATGTTTTGGATAAAACGGGTTTAGAAGCTATTGGGTTTAGAGTACAATCAATAGGTAAATAGTTACACTTCAATAAAACCTTCTTTTGAATAAAAATATTAAATACTGGTTTAATTTAATAGCTATTACAGGCTCTAGCCAGTTAATTATACAAGTCGTTGCTTTAGCTATTGGTTTTTTAATTATTAGAACTCTACCTGTTACTGAATATGCAATTTACACACTTGCCAATTCAATGCTTGCTACCATGACACTTTTGACCGATGGAGGGATTGCTACAGGTGTTTTATCAGAAGGAGGGAAGGTGTGGAAAAACAAAAAAGGTTTAGGTGCTATTGCTAAAACGGGCTTAAATTTAAGAAAGAAGTTTGCTCGATATAGTTTAGCTTTTGCAATACCTATCTCAATTATTCTATTAATTTATAATAATGTAAGTATACTTATGTCAATTGTTGTTATTATATCAATAATACCGGCTTTTAGTGCTAATTTATCCGATTCTATTTTACAAATCCCTATACAATTAAATCAAGAAATTAAAGGTTTACAAAAAAACCAACTTGAAGTTAGTATTATAAGGTTAATACTAACTGTAATAGTAATGTTAATTTTCCCTTATGCTTTCCTAATCCTTTTAGCCTATGGTATTCCAAGAATTTATGGGAATTATAAATTAAAAAAAATCACTACCAATTTTGCAGATTTATCGCAACCCGAAGAATCTAGTATAAAAGAAAGTATTTTAAAAACCGTAAAAAGAAGACTCCCAGAAATGATATTTTACTGCATCTCTGGACAATTAACAATATGGTTAATTTCTATATATGGTAAAACAGCAGATATCGCTAGTTTAGGAGCAATCAGTAGGTTTTCAATAATGCTTAATTTTACAGCAATACTCTTTACAACCTTAATTATTCCAAGATTTGCAAGAACTTATAAGCAAGGCAAAGCATTACTCAAAAAGTACCTATTAATATTACTTTTAAGCTTCACAATAGCCATTTTATTTATTGGAGTTGTATTTATACTTAAAGATCAATTGCTTTGGATTTTAGGAGACAATTACAATGATTTAAAAATGGAATTGACTTTATCAGCACTGAGTGGAGCTCTACTTTTTGTACAAGGGATAGTATTACATTTAAACAATTCAAAAAATTTGATAATTAACCCTTATTTATATATCGTTATATCTATCATCGTTACTTTTATATCCTTTTTAATAAATGATCTTTCAACAGTAAGTGGCGTCATTCTATTCAGTATACTGATAACTATAATACAGTTAATTACGCTATTCATTTATGGTCTATTAAAAATCAGTAAATAACGCCCATATTGATTCCGTTTTATACACTATCACATTTTATTACGTTTATTTTAATAATGCTTAAAAAAATAGTTTTCACCATTCTCAAATCTATATTGCGATTAGACTCAGTAATTACACGAATAGATTCGTTTAAAACTCGAAAATTGTAGCTTTGACTTATCAAGAAAATAAGGGCCTCATAAAAAAACCACACCTATGAAATTAATCTTTACCATATTCTTCAAACTTCATATGCTTGTAAAGCAGTCATTAGGTCTAATGAGAATTATATATTTAAGAGCACAGGGAGCAACAATTGATTTTAGCACCTCATTAGCCAAAATCAATTATTTTTGGCCACACAAAATTTTTATTGGTAAAAACTGTATCATTGAACAAAATGTATTTTTTAAGTTTGACGGCATTTTTTCCGAAGGAAAATCTATTATAATTAATAACAATGTATTTATTGGTTTTAATTACGAATTCAATATAAATAATAAGTTAGAAATTGGTTCGAATTCTTTAATAGGCTCAGGTTCTAAATTTATAGATCATGACCACGGCATGTCAAAAAACAGCTTAATGAAGGATCAACCTTGCCCGTCCGCTACTATTAAATTAGAAGAAGATGTTTGGCTCGGTTGCAATGTGGTTGTTTTAAAAGGCGTACATATTGGCCAGGGTTCTATTGTTGCTGCTGGTTCCGTTGTAAACAAAAGCATCCCTGAATATGAAATATGGGGTGGTATTCCTGCGAAAAAAATTAAAAATAGAGACTAAGCATTGATTCCTCAAAAAAAAATACTGTTCATAACCAACAATTTTCCGCCAATTTCAGATGGTGTTGGTGACTATACTTATAAGCTCACTCAAAATCTAGTAAGGCAAGGTTTTGACGTTTCTATATTATGTTCTAAAAAAACGGATATAATAAATAGTAAAGAAAAATTTAGTTTAGAAAATATAACAGTGCTCCCCATTGTTAAAACATGGGATTCTAAAG
The window above is part of the Algibacter sp. L3A6 genome. Proteins encoded here:
- a CDS encoding polysaccharide biosynthesis protein, translated to MNKNIKYWFNLIAITGSSQLIIQVVALAIGFLIIRTLPVTEYAIYTLANSMLATMTLLTDGGIATGVLSEGGKVWKNKKGLGAIAKTGLNLRKKFARYSLAFAIPISIILLIYNNVSILMSIVVIISIIPAFSANLSDSILQIPIQLNQEIKGLQKNQLEVSIIRLILTVIVMLIFPYAFLILLAYGIPRIYGNYKLKKITTNFADLSQPEESSIKESILKTVKRRLPEMIFYCISGQLTIWLISIYGKTADIASLGAISRFSIMLNFTAILFTTLIIPRFARTYKQGKALLKKYLLILLLSFTIAILFIGVVFILKDQLLWILGDNYNDLKMELTLSALSGALLFVQGIVLHLNNSKNLIINPYLYIVISIIVTFISFLINDLSTVSGVILFSILITIIQLITLFIYGLLKISK
- a CDS encoding acyltransferase, which codes for MKLIFTIFFKLHMLVKQSLGLMRIIYLRAQGATIDFSTSLAKINYFWPHKIFIGKNCIIEQNVFFKFDGIFSEGKSIIINNNVFIGFNYEFNINNKLEIGSNSLIGSGSKFIDHDHGMSKNSLMKDQPCPSATIKLEEDVWLGCNVVVLKGVHIGQGSIVAAGSVVNKSIPEYEIWGGIPAKKIKNRD
- a CDS encoding UDP-glucose 6-dehydrogenase — protein: MLATLENTSATILKPKKITSICCIGAGYVGGPTMAVMAQKNPDIKVTVVDLNQQRIADWNDSDLSKLPIFEPGLDQVVAEARGRNLFFSTNVDDAIREADMIFISVNTPTKTYGSGKGMAADLKYIELCARQIAQIATTDKIVVEKSTLPVKTAQAIKSILDHTGNGVKFQILSNPEFLAEGTAMTDLASPDRVLIGGDQTPEGLQAIQSLVDVYATWVPKAQILTTNIWSSELSKLVANAFLAQRVSSINAISELCEATEANVEEVARAIGMDSRIGPKFLKASVGFGGSCFQKDILNLVYISKSLGLNEVADYWEQVIIMNNHQRDRFANNIVSTLYNTVSGKKIAFLGWAFKKDTNDTRESAAIYVADKLIDEQAQISVYDPKVTAVQMQADLNYLNTRSEAENENFVKTETDAYKALEGAHAIAVLTEWDEFKTYNWQRIYDSMSKPAFVFDGRNVLDKTGLEAIGFRVQSIGK
- a CDS encoding GDP-L-fucose synthase family protein gives rise to the protein MDKQSKIYIAGHRGMVGSAIWRALEASGYNNLVGQTSAELDLRNQSAVNTFIETTKPDVIIDAAAKVGGILANSEYQFEFLLENMQIQNNLIDAAHKQNISKFIFLGSSCIYPKLATQPLKEEYLLTGPLEPTNDGYAIAKISGVRLCKAIRDQYQKDFVSLMPTNLYGPHDNFDLKSSHVLPAMIRKFHEAKLNNNATVTLWGSGSPMREFLHVEDMAQAVVFALKNKLPEHLYNVGTGTDVTIKNLAETVQRIVGHEGAIVWDDTKPDGTPRKLMDVSKMKTLGWQATTPLDQGIENTYNWFLSNEASYKQVKL